A genomic region of Helicoverpa armigera isolate CAAS_96S chromosome 31, ASM3070526v1, whole genome shotgun sequence contains the following coding sequences:
- the Cpsf5 gene encoding cleavage and polyadenylation specificity factor subunit 5, which yields MAAVQGAPGNKNWPARPGMQHQNSQGPASSMTLNRTINLYPLTNYTFGTKEPLFEKDASVPARFQRMREEFSKIGMRRSVEGVLLVHEHGLPHVLLLQLGTAFFKLPGGELNPGEDEIEGLKRLLTETLGRQDGVKQEWLIEDTIGNWWRPNFEPPQYPYIPPHITKPKEHKRLFLVQLQDRALFAVPKNYKLVAAPLFELYDNAQGYGPIISSLSQSLCRFNFVYM from the exons ATGGCCGCAGTGCAAGGCGCTCCAGGGAACAAAAACTGGCCAGCTAGACCCGGTATGCAGCATCAGAACAGTCAAGGGCCTGCTTCAAGTATGACTTTAAATAGGACGATAAACTTGTATCCATTGACTAATTATACATTTGGGACCAAGGAGCCGCTGTTTGAGAAGGATGCGTCGGTTCCCGCCAGGTTTCAGAGGATGCGGGAGGAGTTCTCGAAAATCGGCATGAGGAG GTCAGTAGAAGGAGTGTTACTAGTTCACGAGCATGGTCTACCACATGTACTGCTGCTGCAGCTGGGGACGGCATTCTTCAAGCTGCCTGGAGGAGAGCTCAACCCTGGCGAG GATGAGATTGAAGGTCTGAAGAGGCTGCTCACAGAGACGCTCGGCAGGCAAGATGGAGTCAAACAGGAGTGGCTCATTGAGGATACCAttg GCAACTGGTGGCGTCCCAACTTCGAGCCGCCCCAATACCCCTACATACCGCCCCACATAACAAAACCGAAGGAACACAAGCGTCTCTTCCTCGTTCAGCTACAAGACAGAGCCCTATTCGCAGTACCCAAGAATTACAAGCTCGTCGCAGCACCCTTGTTCGAGCTGTATGACAACGCTCAGGGGTACGGACCGATTATATCGTCGCTGTCACAAAGTCTGTGTCGGTTTAACTTTGTGTATATGTga
- the LOC110380274 gene encoding uncharacterized protein LOC110380274 has protein sequence MSQQLELLTESPSLWTTVSLLTPEIQKKEIKPFVILALKELEGNPDSRTSSIMNTDKFSAVREVVRHFARLRSATKEPWGQDDVRTFLEGLRFSPECVSEFTTLLCTDKMYESVPLHLRVKPGLASLQWKIDISLCQSSIASETASAQRTKQLMHRDTYIILILTLTNGQTLTYRLSYEKFHELRYTIASALKSMIVLERRKCMKRE, from the exons ATGTCTCAACAATTAGAATTACTTACCGAGAGTCCATCGCTTTGGACTACTGTATCGTTGTTAACACCAGAAATACAGAAGAAGGAGATAAAACCCTTCGTTATTC TGGCCCTCAAAGAGCTAGAAGGCAACCCGGACAGCAGAACATCCAGTATAATGAACACAGACAAATTCTCGGCCGTAAGGGAGGTGGTGAGACACTTTGCGAGGCTGCGCTCCGCTACGAAGGAGCCGTGGGGGCAAGACGATGTGCGAACGTTTTTAGAGGGACTGAG GTTTTCACCGGAATGCGTATCAGAGTTCACAACACTCCTGTGCACCGACAAGATGTACGAGAGTGTGCCGCTGCACCTGAGAGTGAAACCCGGGCTAGCTAGCTTGCAGTGGAAGATTGATATCTCGTTATG CCAATCTTCAATAGCATCCGAAACTGCATCAGCTCAGCGGACCAAACAGTTAATGCATAGAGACACATACATCATACTTATATTAACTCTCACAAACGGACAAACGCTCACATACAGACTATCTTATGAGAAATTCCATGAACTTAGGTATACTATAGCGAGCGCTTTGAAAAGTATGATCGTTTTAGAACGTAGGAAGTGTATGAAGAGGGAATGA